The Oncorhynchus nerka isolate Pitt River linkage group LG13, Oner_Uvic_2.0, whole genome shotgun sequence sequence GGCCAGAGGAGGGCACCAAACATGTATTTCACTCCGACATTAATGGATCGTTCAGAATAAACTGGCAAATACACAGTACATTCTCTTTATTAGACCTTTATTGACATTAAATATACAGCAAATTGTTAACTGAATATAGATATCGAAACAATTAAATGAAGGATAAATATTTGTTCAAATATGGATTATGAATGTTACTGTAGCAACAAATCTCCATGCTATGAATTAGGCTACCCATGTTAACTCACTCTGTATCAAATGTCAAAGCGCTTGGAAACAAAGCACTGAACATCTTTAAGAGGGCCAAGTAAAAAATACGATTGTCTCCTAATAGTATTCATACATGCACATGCATACACATTCATCACATATTTAATCAGTATAGTCAGAACCCGATGTCATGCTATGAAATAATTACTGTAACCATAGCCTACTCAATAATGAAATTACACGAATGTTCCATTTTTACTTTCCTTCAGATATATGATACTGAAAATGAATAGCTTTCTCTGCCTGAAACATATGACCTAGTCGAATGCACACAGAGTGCATAATGGCTGTCCTCAATGCAGAATGCCCATGCGACTGTTTGAGTGGATTAATCCACTAACGACAAATAATTATCAAACAAGCTCTGATTCCGGCTGAGTATTTTCACACACCTAGATATGACATTCATTTTACAGTCTGTCTTGCAGAGGGCAAGGAGAGTAGTTAGTGTTGTGCAGAACATTCCTCTAGTAAGTCACAAGACGGATCTGCAACTGCAATCGATGCACGAGCAGTTGATAAATAATAGTTGTAATTTGCAATGAGTACACTGAGTCAAATCTTTGTAAAGTAAAAAGCGAAATATAGCTTTAGAAGCGCTCAACGCCAATCAGAAGATAGAGAGTATCTCCTAAGCCAATATACACGAGCAGTTGATAAATAATAGTTGTAATTTGCAATGAGTACGCTGAGTCAAATCTTTGTAAAGTAAAAAGCGAAATATAGCTTTAGAAGCGCTCAACGCCAATCAGAAGATAGAGAGTATCTCCTAAGCCAATGGGAAGTAACTCTCCGCCCCTTATAGGATGCATATTAATAAGCCCCAAACAAATAACGTAGGTGTACGGGAAAACGCTCACAGACTCATCAGTATTAACTTTACCTCAGTTCTCTTATTGCACGGTCCTCTAACTCTTCATCATGGTTGATGCCTTCTGTGCCACCTGGAAACTGGTCGACAGTGAAAACTTCGATGAGTACATGAAAGCACTTGGTGAGTTTTTATAACTTTAAAAGTATAACCTAATAATACGTTTATTTATGACTTATATTTGATACATTACATGATGTATGGTCGTTCGCATGATCACACCTCTTATTACATTTTTTCCTTAATTTCGCAGGTGTTGGTTTTGCTACAAGGCAGGTCGGAAATGTGACCAAACCAACGGTTATCATCTCAAAAGAGGGGGACAAAGTGGTCGTAAAAACCCAGAGTACTTTCAAGAACACTGAAATATCATTCAACCTGGGGGAGGAGTTTGACGAAGCCACTGCCGATGACAGAAACTGTAAAGTATGTGCTACAATGTGGGATTTATGGTCAAAATTGGGGATATATGCACTGGACACTACTCAGCTATAGGCTTTGGGCAGTTGGAACCGCTCATAATTTTCACTGGGTTTGAGAAACCTGTTACAGTGCCCAGTCCAAATTTGTAAGAGTAATATGATCTGAATTATGTTTTGGATGTTGTATCCCTTGCTTGATAGAAGTTacaataacattgtagttatatgTAACTAGTTGGTGAGAGCAATATTTTGACCTATTT is a genomic window containing:
- the fabp7b gene encoding fatty acid binding protein 7, brain, b, with the protein product MVDAFCATWKLVDSENFDEYMKALGVGFATRQVGNVTKPTVIISKEGDKVVVKTQSTFKNTEISFNLGEEFDEATADDRNCKSTVNLDGDKLAHVQKWDGKETKFVREIKDGKLVMTLTFEDIVAVRTYEKA